The Gemmatimonadaceae bacterium DNA window TCGCGGATGCGCTCGGCGATGTTTTCGAGGTTGCCGCGCGCGAAGAGGGCGGCGAACAGGCCGATCACCGCGAGCACGAGGTACCAGCCCACGGCCAGCGACAGCGACCGTTTGGTGGCCTGCGCCGGCGTCCGCGGCGCGCTCTTGGCCAGCGGCCCCACGGTGAGGGCGGACAGCGAGCGCATCTCGCCCTCGACCGTTCCGCCGTCGAGCTGCACATGGCCGCCTAACGCGATCGCGTCGCCGCGCACCACGCCGCCCGAGTGGACGACGACGTCTCCGCCTAACGCAACGGCGTTGCCCGTGACCGTGCCGCGGACGTCGAGGGGCCCGTGGAACGATCCGATGGACCCGTTGACCGTGGTCCCCGCCGGCACCGTGCGCGGCCCGGATTCCACCGCGGACCGCTCGATCGCAACGCCGTTGGGATCGCGGCCGAGGGAGTCGACGAGGGCGGTGATCGAATCGCCGGCGCTCGGCGCGCGGGCAGGAGCGCGTTTGGTCTGGGCCCCGGCGGCATGGACGGATGTGGCCACCGCGAGCGCGCCAGCCAGGATCGCGGCGCGCAGGCAGGCCAGGTGGCGGGTCGGCATCGGTCTAACGACGGCGCGGACCCGCCACCACGGCGCGCATCGCACGGGCCGTAACGGCGGCAAACAACAACAAGAGCGTGAGCGCGACCCAGACGCCGATGGCGCCGCTCGTTCGAAACGCGTGAACGGCCGCATTCCCGAAGAACGCCGCCACGACGTCGGCCAGACCGCTGCCGACGGCAGCGCGTACCCGGCCGACTGCCAAGTCGATGGAGAAGATCACCGCGTCGAGGCGCGTCAGCAGAAAGAGCGACACGATGGTGAGGACCACGGCGGCGCTGCCTACGCCGGTCCACGCAAATGCGCGAGCCGTGCGCGTGCGCGGCATCCAGCCGCGGACGGTATCCAGCGCGGCGACGTGCCAGGGGACGAACACCTGGACCTGCGACAACACCCGATCCGCGAAGACGGTGGACGGCACGAAGTGCGGGAGATGCTCGAGCTGCCGGACCAATGCACGCGCCTCGTCGAGCTCGGCGCGACACGTCGCGCAAGCCCGAACGTGCATCTTGAGCGGCGCCGTGCCGAAGCCGACGTCGCCGTCAAGCAGCTGATCGATCTCTTCAGGAAGTAGGTGTCTGTCCACGGGGCCTCCACCAAGTCGTACGTTGCGGTGTGTCAGAGGGTTTCACGTCAGGTGCGCAGGTGAGACAGGGCTTCCCGGAGCTCGTGCCGGGCACGATGGATGTACGTTTTGACCGTGCCAAGGGGCAGGTCGAGGGTGGCCGCTATTTCCTCGTAGGACCGGCCCTCGACGTGCCGCAGGAGAATGCAGGAGCGATATTCGGGGCGAAGCTGGGCGATGGCGCGTTCGATGGCGGTTCCGAGCTCACGCGACTCGATTTCCTCGAGCGGCGATTCGTCGTGCGACCGCACGTCGACCGAGGTTGCCTCGGCTTCGGCGGTGGTCTGAGCGTGGGGCGAGCCTTCGATACTGATCGTGTCGAGCTGGCGCTTGCGGAGATGATCGATGGTGAGGTTGTTAGCGATCTTGAACAACCAGCTCGAGAACTTGAATTCCGGACGGTAGCGATCGATGTGGTTCAGGACGCGAACGAACGTATCCTGCGCGAGATCTTCCGCGGTCTCGCGATCGCGGACCATGCGGAAAATGAGCGAGAAGACGGGTCGTTCGTAGCGGTGAACGAGCTCCCGAAACGCCGCTTCCCGTCCTTCTTTGGCGAGGGTTGCGACATCGGCGTCGGGGAGGGTCGAGAGATCGTAGGAAGACGGCAACTCGATCGAGTGCGAGACGGTCAACCGGCCGATGCTCGCGCAAGTTAGCGTGCTGGTGCTCGGGCATCCAGCATCGCGCTTGCTTTGGCTTTTGCTTGAGCCCAACTTTTCCTGAATGTCTGCGGTCGACACGGAACGGCGCGAAGCGCTCGAGGCGGCGGGTGCGGGGCGCGAGCGCGCGACTGACGCGCAGGCGGAGCAGGGCGCGCAGGCGAGCGGTGTGGTCAAGCGCCGATACGTGCGGCGGATGTTCTCCGAGATCGCGCCGACCTACGATTTTCTCAACAGGCTGCTGTCGTTCAACATCGATCGCCGGTGGCGCCGGCGGGCGATCGACGTGCTCGGCTGGGAGCGTCGTCCGCGGGGGCTCTATCTCGACGCGTGCGCCGGCACGCTGGACATGAGCGTCGAGCTGTCGAAGCGCGCCGGATTTGCCGGCACCGTGCTGGCGGCCGATTTCGCCGAAGCGATGCTGCGGGCGGGAGGGAACAAGCCTGGCGCGGCGAACGTGCGCGCGCTGGTGGCGGACGCGCTCCAGCTTCCGTTAGGCGACGCGTCGGTCGACGGCGCGATGGTGGCGTTCGGCGTGCGCAATTTCGCCGACATCGACGCCGGGCTTCGCGAGCTGGCGCGCGTCCTCAAGCCAGGGGCTCGGCTCGTGGTGCTCGACTGCTCGGCGCCGCCCTCGGCACTCGTCCGCGGAGTATACCACGTGTATTTTAGACAGTTGCTGCCGCTGGTGGGCCGCCTGGTGAGCGGCCATCGCACCGCGTACCGCTACCTGCCCGAGTCGGTGGCGCATTTTCCGCCGGCGCCGGAGCTCGCGGCGCGGCTGGCGCAGGCCGGTCTCGCCGGCGTGGGCTACGAGACGCTCACCCTCGGCGTGACGGCGGTGCACTGGGGCGAACGAGGAGCCGGCGCGTGAGCCTCGATTCGTTAGGCGAATTTCTTTCGGCCCTCGAGGCGGCCGGCGAGCTGGTGCGCGTGCGCGCGCCGGTGGCCGTGGAGCTCGAGCTGTGCGCGATCGCCGACCGGGTGATGAAAAGCGCAGGGGGCGGGAAGGCGCTCGTGTTCGAGCAGCCCGTGCTGCGCGACGGGTCGCGATCGAACTATCCCGTGGCCATCAACCTGTTCGGCTCGCTGCGGCGTATGGCGATGGCGTTAGGCGTGGACGACCTGGATGCGATCGGCGCGCGGATCACCGAGCTGCTCGAGCTCAAAGTGCCGGAGGGCATTCTCGGAAAGCTGTCGCTGCTGCCGCGGCTCCTCGAGGTGGGAAAGTTTCCGCCGCGCATGCGGAGCGGGTCGCCGCCGTGCCAGGCCATCGTGTGGCAGGGCGACGAGATCGATCTGCACCGACTGCCGATCATCACTTGCTGGCCGGAAGACGGCGGTCCCTACATCACGCTGCCGATGGTCATTTCACGCGACCCGGTGCGCGGCATTCGGAACGTCGGTATGTACCGCGTGCAGCAACTGGGGTCGCGCACGCTGGCGATGCACTGGCAGCGCCACAAGGTCGGCGCCGCGCACTGGCGCGTGATGGCCGGGCGGGGCGAGACGATGCCGGTGTGCATCGCGATCGGCGCCGATCCGGCGTCCGTGTA harbors:
- a CDS encoding polymer-forming cytoskeletal protein, which encodes MPTRHLACLRAAILAGALAVATSVHAAGAQTKRAPARAPSAGDSITALVDSLGRDPNGVAIERSAVESGPRTVPAGTTVNGSIGSFHGPLDVRGTVTGNAVALGGDVVVHSGGVVRGDAIALGGHVQLDGGTVEGEMRSLSALTVGPLAKSAPRTPAQATKRSLSLAVGWYLVLAVIGLFAALFARGNLENIAERIRDDFSRCFFYGVVGQIAFLPALVVCIVALCITVIGILLIPFAIVGFVLGGAGAIALGFLAMSYMTGEAAMRWRGAVSPYTPPPVVQFLFIGLSLYFVLWMVGGLLSWAGWFGALIRLVAAMVTWVAVTVGFGATLASRGGTRAPGGRVPPPRTPPTIPDASWQTPTPVSGVAAARRPTPPPRSVQR
- a CDS encoding sigma-70 family RNA polymerase sigma factor, with the translated sequence MTVSHSIELPSSYDLSTLPDADVATLAKEGREAAFRELVHRYERPVFSLIFRMVRDRETAEDLAQDTFVRVLNHIDRYRPEFKFSSWLFKIANNLTIDHLRKRQLDTISIEGSPHAQTTAEAEATSVDVRSHDESPLEEIESRELGTAIERAIAQLRPEYRSCILLRHVEGRSYEEIAATLDLPLGTVKTYIHRARHELREALSHLRT
- a CDS encoding ubiquinone/menaquinone biosynthesis methyltransferase; translated protein: MSAVDTERREALEAAGAGRERATDAQAEQGAQASGVVKRRYVRRMFSEIAPTYDFLNRLLSFNIDRRWRRRAIDVLGWERRPRGLYLDACAGTLDMSVELSKRAGFAGTVLAADFAEAMLRAGGNKPGAANVRALVADALQLPLGDASVDGAMVAFGVRNFADIDAGLRELARVLKPGARLVVLDCSAPPSALVRGVYHVYFRQLLPLVGRLVSGHRTAYRYLPESVAHFPPAPELAARLAQAGLAGVGYETLTLGVTAVHWGERGAGA